In Arthrobacter sp. SLBN-83, one DNA window encodes the following:
- the tal gene encoding transaldolase has protein sequence MTTPTQQLSDAGVSIWLDDLSRGRLETGTLRKLIEEKNVVGVTTNPSIFHAAITSGTDYDHIIAGKAAEGASVEDTIFEITTTDVADACDLFAPVAAATKGVDGRVSIEVDPRLAWDTAGTIAEAKHLSQRVNKDNVHIKIPATIEGLEAITATLAEGISVNVTLIFSLERYRAVINAFQSGLEQAKENGHDLSKIHSVASFFVSRVDTEIDKRLDKIGTDEAKALKGKAGLANARLAYQVYEELFATERWALLADAGALPQRPLWASTGVKDPAYPDTLYVTELVAPGVVNTMPEKTLDATYDHGVVTGDTIKGTYDDANATLDALEELGVSYNEVVALLETEGLDKFVASWKELLADVEGALASARKAS, from the coding sequence ATGACTACTCCCACCCAGCAGCTCTCCGACGCCGGAGTTTCCATCTGGCTCGACGACCTCTCCCGCGGACGCCTGGAAACGGGCACCCTCCGCAAGCTCATCGAGGAAAAGAACGTGGTTGGTGTGACCACCAACCCGTCAATCTTCCACGCCGCCATCACGTCCGGCACTGACTACGACCACATCATTGCCGGCAAGGCAGCAGAAGGTGCCAGCGTGGAGGACACGATCTTCGAGATCACCACCACCGACGTCGCCGATGCCTGCGACCTGTTCGCCCCCGTTGCCGCCGCCACCAAGGGCGTGGACGGGCGCGTTTCCATCGAAGTGGACCCGCGCCTCGCGTGGGACACGGCAGGAACCATCGCCGAGGCCAAGCACCTCTCCCAGCGCGTCAACAAGGACAACGTCCACATCAAGATCCCGGCGACCATCGAGGGCCTCGAAGCCATCACGGCAACCCTGGCCGAAGGCATCAGCGTCAACGTGACGCTGATCTTCTCCCTGGAGCGCTACCGCGCGGTCATCAACGCCTTCCAGTCCGGACTGGAACAGGCCAAGGAAAACGGTCACGACCTCTCCAAGATCCACTCCGTCGCCTCGTTCTTCGTCTCCCGCGTGGACACCGAAATCGACAAGCGCCTCGACAAGATCGGCACTGACGAAGCCAAGGCTCTGAAGGGCAAGGCCGGTCTGGCAAACGCCCGCCTGGCCTACCAGGTCTACGAGGAACTCTTCGCCACCGAACGCTGGGCCCTGCTGGCCGACGCCGGCGCACTCCCCCAGCGCCCGCTGTGGGCCTCCACCGGTGTCAAGGACCCGGCCTACCCGGACACCCTGTACGTCACCGAACTGGTGGCGCCCGGCGTCGTGAACACCATGCCGGAGAAGACCCTGGACGCCACGTACGACCACGGCGTGGTCACCGGCGACACCATCAAGGGCACCTACGATGACGCCAACGCCACGCTCGACGCCCTGGAAGAGCTTGGCGTGTCCTACAACGAGGTCGTCGCACTCCTCGAAACCGAGGGCCTGGACAAGTTCGTGGCCAGCTGGAAAGAACTGCTGGCCGACGTCGAAGGCGCCCTCGCCTCTGCACGGAAGGCTTCCTAA
- a CDS encoding glucose-6-phosphate isomerase, with the protein MSTLSYDATGAAQKALEQHLSALVEDRIATRIFAKDHTLWGPDAESESAIRLGWVEAATVSQPLVKDILELRDALRAEGVSRIVLCGMGGSSLAPEVIAGTAGVELTVLDSTDPDQVRAALADRLAETAIVVSSKSGSTLETDSQRRIFEQAFTEAGVDAKSRIIIVTDPGSPLDKASREAGYRAVFNADPNVGGRYSALTAFGLVPSGLAGVDIQAFLDEAEEAAEILNDDAPENIGLALGTALGGTSPLRNKIVIAEDGSGIVGFADWAEQLIAESTGKLGTGILPVVAGPQAPEVTSGAPDVVVVRLVAADADVELGENQVAIAGGLATQMMVWEFATAVAGRLLGINPFDQPDVEAAKVAARGLLDAQPEPTPAAFVDGAIEVRGGDWLGDAATAEGAVKALLGTLASDSYLSVQAYFDRLAFAGLEGIRDELAAATGRPVTFGWGPRFLHSTGQFHKGGPAIGVFLQVTAAPAEDLGIPDRPFTFGELIAAQAAGDAQVLGEHGRPVLRLHLTDRAAGVAQLQDVIAALSTRASATES; encoded by the coding sequence ATGAGCACTCTCAGCTACGACGCCACCGGTGCGGCGCAGAAGGCGCTTGAACAGCACCTTTCCGCCCTCGTTGAGGACCGGATTGCCACGCGGATTTTTGCCAAGGACCACACGCTGTGGGGTCCCGACGCGGAGTCCGAGTCGGCAATCCGCCTCGGCTGGGTGGAGGCAGCCACAGTCTCCCAGCCCTTGGTCAAGGACATCCTGGAACTCCGTGATGCCCTGCGTGCCGAAGGAGTCAGCCGGATCGTGCTTTGCGGCATGGGCGGATCCTCACTGGCCCCCGAGGTCATCGCAGGCACCGCCGGCGTCGAGCTGACAGTGCTGGACAGCACCGACCCGGACCAGGTCAGGGCTGCCCTCGCGGACCGGCTGGCCGAGACCGCCATCGTGGTCTCCTCCAAATCCGGTTCCACCCTGGAGACCGATTCCCAGCGGCGCATCTTCGAGCAGGCCTTCACCGAGGCCGGCGTGGACGCCAAGAGCCGGATCATCATTGTCACGGACCCGGGCTCGCCACTGGACAAGGCCTCCCGGGAGGCCGGCTACCGGGCCGTCTTCAACGCCGACCCCAACGTCGGTGGCCGCTACTCCGCCCTGACCGCTTTCGGCCTGGTCCCCTCCGGCCTGGCCGGCGTGGACATCCAGGCCTTCCTTGACGAGGCCGAGGAAGCGGCGGAAATCCTCAACGATGACGCACCCGAGAACATCGGGCTGGCCTTGGGCACCGCCCTGGGCGGAACCAGTCCGCTGCGGAACAAGATCGTCATCGCCGAAGACGGCTCCGGCATCGTTGGCTTCGCCGACTGGGCCGAACAGCTCATCGCCGAATCAACCGGCAAGCTGGGCACCGGCATCCTTCCGGTGGTTGCAGGTCCGCAGGCCCCCGAGGTCACGTCCGGTGCGCCCGACGTCGTGGTGGTCCGGCTTGTGGCAGCTGACGCCGACGTGGAACTCGGCGAAAACCAGGTTGCCATCGCCGGCGGCCTCGCCACCCAGATGATGGTGTGGGAGTTCGCCACCGCCGTGGCCGGCCGCCTGCTCGGCATCAACCCCTTCGACCAGCCCGACGTCGAGGCTGCCAAGGTGGCTGCGCGCGGACTGCTGGACGCCCAGCCGGAACCCACTCCGGCCGCGTTCGTTGATGGCGCCATCGAGGTGCGCGGCGGTGACTGGCTCGGCGACGCCGCGACGGCGGAAGGTGCGGTCAAGGCCTTGCTGGGCACGCTCGCCTCCGACAGCTACCTGAGCGTCCAGGCCTACTTTGACCGGCTGGCGTTCGCCGGGCTGGAGGGCATCCGTGACGAACTGGCCGCCGCCACCGGGCGCCCGGTGACCTTCGGCTGGGGCCCGCGGTTCCTGCACTCCACCGGCCAGTTCCACAAGGGTGGTCCGGCCATCGGCGTCTTCCTCCAGGTCACCGCCGCTCCAGCCGAGGATTTGGGCATCCCGGACCGCCCGTTCACCTTCGGCGAGTTGATCGCCGCGCAGGCTGCAGGCGACGCCCAGGTCCTGGGCGAACACGGCCGTCCCGTGCTGCGCCTCCACCTCACTGACCGTGCCGCCGGCGTGGCGCAGCTGCAGGACGTCATCGCTGCACTGTCCACCCGCGCATCCGCAACCGAAAGCTAA